A single window of uncultured Pseudodesulfovibrio sp. DNA harbors:
- a CDS encoding response regulator, which translates to MKTILVVDDAPMIRELLKSVLEAEGYNVVEAVDGEEAIHICQETKIDLSIIDIFLPKKGGLQVMGELIKADSSHKFIAISGGEAFNPEAIVELAKVYDVVDTFTKPIDTRKMVRVVNKALAD; encoded by the coding sequence ATGAAAACCATACTTGTCGTAGACGATGCCCCCATGATTCGCGAGTTACTCAAATCCGTACTCGAAGCAGAAGGATACAACGTTGTTGAAGCTGTGGACGGCGAAGAAGCCATTCATATATGTCAAGAAACCAAGATAGATCTTTCCATCATTGATATTTTCCTGCCCAAAAAAGGCGGACTTCAAGTCATGGGAGAACTCATCAAAGCAGACAGTTCCCACAAGTTCATTGCCATATCCGGCGGCGAGGCCTTCAACCCGGAAGCCATTGTCGAACTGGCCAAAGTATATGACGTGGTCGACACCTTCACCAAACCCATTGATACCCGCAAAATGGTGCGTGTCGTCAACAAGGCATTGGCGGACTAA
- a CDS encoding CBS domain-containing protein, with amino-acid sequence MLVRDWMTINVISLGVNSSVLDAAEFLREKNIRQFPVIDSQGALVGIVSDRDIRDAMPSKFIPGDLATEQGGGLYTLTASDIMTSDPISVHSDAAMTEVAETLVKNKVGGLPVVDGGQLKGIITQADVLRFLCTASGSLRGGAQFAIRMDGRPELLAELLCEIRNVGIIFTSVFTAHDPVQSGFTNAYVTVADMGDMSVEEVVGILQDKYELLFYVVEGVTVDME; translated from the coding sequence ATGCTGGTCAGAGATTGGATGACGATCAATGTCATTTCTTTGGGGGTTAACTCGTCTGTTCTGGACGCTGCTGAATTTCTGCGTGAGAAAAATATTCGACAATTTCCGGTTATCGACAGTCAAGGAGCCTTGGTCGGCATCGTGTCTGATCGGGATATCCGTGACGCCATGCCTTCCAAGTTTATTCCTGGCGACCTTGCGACTGAGCAAGGTGGGGGCCTGTATACATTGACCGCGAGTGACATCATGACTTCGGATCCCATTAGTGTGCATTCGGATGCAGCCATGACTGAAGTTGCCGAAACATTGGTGAAGAACAAGGTTGGTGGTTTGCCGGTTGTTGATGGCGGTCAACTGAAGGGCATTATTACTCAAGCCGACGTGCTGCGCTTTTTGTGTACGGCGTCTGGTTCTCTGCGAGGTGGAGCACAATTTGCCATCCGCATGGATGGGCGGCCAGAGCTTTTGGCAGAACTGTTGTGCGAGATTAGGAATGTGGGAATTATTTTTACAAGCGTGTTCACGGCGCACGATCCGGTTCAATCCGGATTTACCAACGCTTATGTCACAGTGGCCGACATGGGCGATATGTCTGTGGAAGAGGTCGTGGGAATTCTTCAGGATAAATATGAACTGCTTTTTTACGTCGTTGAAGGTGTGACTGTCGATATGGAATAA